The DNA window CAATCTCTCCGGCGCAGTCGAACCCGGCTTCATGCAACAGCTTCACCTTATGACGAATGGCTGCATCGACATTCTCCATAGCCATGAGCCGGGCCACGCCTTCGGCAACCTTGCGTTCATTATATCCGGCACCGGGGAAGCCGCCACCGGATACCATGCCAAGTTTCTTGACTATCATAGACGCTCTTTGATTTTGATTTGGTTAAGATGCACCCAAATGGCAGACAAGTCATTTCGGAAGAATACAAACGGTTGGATATCCGAGGCGGACAATCCGTAGGGCGACACCTTCATGCGCTCGTTAATCTGATGGGTGGTCTGATTGACATTCGTCCCGATTTTCTTCAACTGACGCAGAATAGCGGTAAGTAACGCTGGTATCTCGGAATTGGCTGATGATGGCGTAGCCTCTCCGTCATATTGCAGAGTGGCGCAACGGATACAGGCACTGATGTTGCCGTTGAAATGGCTGTTGGCTTTGGTGCGGATTGCTTTGGCGGTTGCTTCATCAACGCGAAGACGTATTATTATGGTCTTATTATTTGATGACATGATGTTACTATGCTTTGATGCTCTGATGCTTTAATGTTATGATGATATTATGCTTTGAGGCTCTGATACTCTGATATTTTGATGTCATGATGATATGCTTGGAAGTCATAATGCCATAAAGACTATGTGTCTTGATGATTGTATCTCTTGATTTCATGGTCACATGATATTTTATCCTTACAAAAGACTGCGAGTTTCGAGCGGGATTGACCCAACTCTGCGAGGTGGCAGGATTGCCGTTGTGGGAACAATCGGCATATCTTGCACAGCAAGATTTATACACCTAAGAAGTCTGACAGACTCGTTCTCACACCCCACTTGAATGGCCTCGTGAAAAATGTCAAAGTGTCGAAAATTTCAAGGGTCACATGACATTTTCGTGTAGCGTCCATGCTCCTCTTTTCTGAAAAGGGCTGAGTTTTTCAGGAACCGTTTTACCGTGGATTCAGACATCCCGAGTGACCGTCCGAGGTCGATGGCATCCGATGTCCGGAAGTCGTAAGGCAAAGCGTCCAACAATTCTAATTGCCGTTTGTCAAGATTGCCGGATAATGACACGCGGATTACACGGTTTTCCATCTCACGGAAATACTCGACCAACTCAATAGCCGCCTCCGCGCTTTCGGTATCTATCATTGTTGCCGACTCTCCGGCGCAGATATTCTTCATTATCCGGATTATTAGACAGAAGCGTATGAGATAGGTCTCGAGTTTTCCGCACACGGCTTTCTCCGCTTCCGATTCGGTGGCAGAGTATATCGCGTTGTTAACATTATCTTTCCATTCGCACAGTCTCCTATGGGCTTCATGGGAGAAAGTCAATTCTGTTGGCTGTTCTTTTCCCTTGAAGTCAAAAGTAACGACTTTGCGGATTATCTGCTCCCATTTCTCCATGATTCCATCAGGCATACGGTCAGTGCCCCATGTAGGCATATCGATAATGTCGGGATAGACTTTCAGAAAGCGGGATGAAAAGCCATTGACAACACGCTCACCGCCGAATTGCTTTGCGAGACGTCCCGGTTGGGTACTGCCGATTATGGAGCAATACGGGTTCGGCAGAAATATATGCTCATCAGCAGATTTTCGGATATACTTGAATGGTGTGCCGCTGAACGCGCTGAGAAAATAGCTCTCATCCGAACTGTTGTAACGGTTGAAGTTGGCGAACAGGCTTTCAAGTTCATCGCTGTAAAGGATCACGCCCTGCGGATTGTCGCGCATGGCACCGATCAACGCCTCGATGGTCGCATCGACAACCACATGACACCTGCGCCTCGGTCGCTCCATATCCTCCGGCAAAGACAGTGCTGTACGTTCTTTCTGAGATTTGGACTCCCATTTCTTGTAGGCTTTGAGTTTAACGCAATACTCCCGGTCATACTCATGGTCGAGGTTGAGCAGAGGCGACAGGGCAAGCCTGAGCGGAGGAGTCTTGCCGCAACTCGGATAACCGACAAGTGCCACATACATAATAGGTCGCTCAACCCATGTCGCCGAAAAGCGCACCGTCCAGCGGTTACCCATTGCAGCAGCGAAAGTAGTGAACATGGACGCAGATATGAAATTGACATTGAAATGCTCATACTCAACCAATGCCTCCACGATATTACGTATAGCCATAGGAAATACACTTAGAGGGAAAGAGGGCACCTCCTTTTGCGGCTTACGTTGAGGTTCTATCGGATCATCCTCATGCAACCCACAAGCCGGACGCAGTGGCATCCTGCGGTTTTGATAATAAGAAGCCATCACCATCCGGATTTGGGTTTGCGGCGCATGGTTGATTTCATCTCGGCAAGAATCTCGCCTGATGATTTGGAACCATCGCAGGCGTGCTGTTCCTGCCAAGCGATAAGTTCCGAAGGGCGGAATTCCAGCATCTTGCCTACTTTGTAGTGAGGCAGTATGCCATCGCGCACCATGTGATACACCGTCGATTTCTTACGTCGGAGAATCTTGCAAGCCTCGTCGATGCCAACAAGACGGTTGTCATGCTCGGACGGTTTCATGCCGATTGCCTCTTTCACGAGGGATTTCAGTCCCTCGATCTCATTAATCAGACTGCCTACCAGATGCGGGAGCGAGTCAAATGAAGGATTTGTATTTTCCATATTTTACGTTTTAGAATTTGTCGCAAAATTATGGGTATCGGCAATGGTGAACCGGTGAGGGAAACGGTTATTTTGCTGATTGGCAGAGTTTCACCGAAATTTAACAGATACTGAGTTTCTTGGCGAGAGGAAAAGGTGCCAGAGGCAGACGTGGCTCGACTTTAGGGAGAGTGAATGCACCCTCATCCGAAGAAAGTTTTTTGGCGATGGTACTTATCTCGACATCAGCGAGTTGCCACGGAAATTGTGATTTCAGAAATTCGGCCATCATGGTATTGGGTATTTTAAGCCGTTTGGCGATATTCCATCCGAAATGATACACGTCATGTGTGCGAAATTTTGAGATGCGGCGATTTACTGAGATTTGCGTTGTCGGCTCTCCGAGAATAAAGGCTTTCAGATTATTGTCAAGAGACATCAGTTCCTCATTGGTCAATACTCCGGCAAATGTTCCCAGAGTATAGGCTATCACTTCCTGCGCTTTGGGAGTGTCGAGCGGTGACACTCCCTCGGCTAAATTAATTACCGTTCCTTCTAATTGTTCGACTGCTTTATCCTTTCTGCGCTTGAATGATATAACACCCAATGGCTCACGTACAAGAGGGATGATAAAGAATTGTATGCCATACTCTACGGAAAGATAACATAGTGTGAACATAAGAAAAGTGGTGATTGAGGCGTTTACGGAAGTCGCCAGGGATGCTTCCTCCGATGAGAAACCTACAGATACAGCCTTACCCGCGATGCAGACAAGGGCTATTGTACGGATTGAATTCAAATGTGTATTCATGTGGATAAAATCTATTGTTTTATCCTGCAAAAGTATAATATGCCGATTGCTAAATACGAAATTTTGGACACAAATTTTATCCTGTAATGTCCTTTTTTAACAGTCGTATTGCTAACATGAACTAAAATGGAATAATATGGAAACCAATGGTTTATTATCGGGTAACTGTGTCACCGGATATAAGTCACAAGATGAGGAAACAGCAACCGTGGTCCACACTGAACCACGGTTGCCATTGATGATTTTATGTAAGTTTTATGCGACCAACTGTGTCGCGTTTGGTGGAGTCAACCAATCGGGCGTAAATTTGCGTCGTGGTCACGTTGGCATGATCGAGCATCTTGCTTACCGTATATATGTCAGTCCCGGCAGCGAGTTGGAGAGTGGCGAACGTATCTCGGAAACGGTGGAATGTTATACGTTTTGTGATACCCGCCGCTTTCAGCCATTTCTTCAGCGGTTCCTGCGTCATAGAGCGGTTGAATCCCTTGAAGACAATCCCCTTGTCCCGTTCGCCGCACAATGCCAGCATCTCCGGACTGAGAGGGTGGATTGATTCTTTCTGCGTCTTCTGAATACGGATGAACATAGCCATCTCTCCATCGGCATCCGGACGTATATCCTCCCACCGCAATTTGAGTATGTCGCTTATTCGCAATCCTGTCAGTATAGAGAACAGTGAGGCCGCTTTCAGTATAGGCTTCTCGCAGGGTGTGGCGGCAAGCAACTTCACTTCATCAGCCGTGAGAAAATTTTTCTTGACCTCCTCATATTCGATATCCTCAATGAAGTCGTTGAGATTTTCTTTAAGCAACCGTTCTTTGTATGCCTCTTTCAGCAGAGCGCGGAATGTTGACCAATATCCGGCGGCAGAATTGCGTGTGATGGTCAGTTTAGGGTGACGGAGCTGTTTGGCTGTCAGCAGATATTCACGGAATTTGTTGCACAACTCTATGGTGACATCGCCGAATGAGCATTTACCGTTGACAAATCTCTCGAAGTGGCGATAGACGATGATCCACTTGTCATAATGTTTTTTCGCTTTCTCCTCAAAATACAGCAGAAAGTCGGCTTTCGGCTGTTCGCGGTCGAGGAAACCGAACTCATTGTTAATGACCGCCTCCTGACGGCGGCAGCGTATTATCTCGGCACGCATCAGTATCGAGTCGTTGTATTCACGCTGATATTTGTTGCGCGGATTTGCGAATATGTAGAATCCCAGGTACTCACGACGCGACATCTTCATTGTTCTTGGATTGCGTATCGCCGGGTAGTAGTCGAGGTACAGCGACAGGCGGTCGTTCTTTATCGGACGCTGGCGCAGGCTGACTTTGGAACAGGTTGATGGTAACATGGTTGTATTTCTTGTTTGTTGATTAATCGTTATACAAAACTATATAAAAGACTGATGGTGAAATGGTGATGATAGAATCACCTGTACCGCTCACCGATTTTTAACCAATCTTCGGCGGGGCGAACAGAGCATCAAGAGCCTTGCGGTCGATTCTCACATATCTGCCCTCATAACTTCTTGGAATGTCATGTGTCCGGACGTAATGAGAAATCTGGTCACGGGTCATGTTATACCGTGCCATAGCTTCCGGCATGGTGTAGTATTCCGGCTTCAACTCAGACTCAATACCCATAGCCTTGTCAAACTGACGGCGCGAGTAAAACACCTTGCACTTGTCCTTACGCTTGCCAATCTTCCGCTCCGACACAAAACGATAGACAGCCTCCTTCGACATGTTGAACTTGGCACATACCTCCTCGACGGAATACCATTCTCCGGCTACCGTCTCAGTAGGCTGCTTATCGGCAAGATTATTGTCGATATGTTTACGGCTCCATAGAGTCTTTCCACGGACAACGGTTTTCGGAATATTTCGCTCCTTTGCCATCTTAAAAAGCCACGAATTGCTGATACCGAACTTTTCAAGAATCTGCTTGGTCGTGTAAAACTCCTCGATAGGCTCAGCCACCTTCTTCTCCCTCTTGATATATTCCGGTGGATTCTCAAACATCTTGTCAATGCTTGCTCGGCTGATAAGCGTCTTACCTTTCAGGCGTATGCATGGTATAAGACCATCAGCGAGACAGCGGTACACGGAGGACTTACCAATCCCCAATAAAACGGCACATTGTCGTGGTGAAAAGTAGTTACCAGCTGGAATACATCTTTGTTTTTTGCTCTCGGAAGTCGCATGGTTCTCCTGCTCAACATGGGCTTGCCTGCGCAAAGCCTTGTAAGAATGTTCGCTACATCGCTTTGAACAGAAGCGGGTAGAGCATTTGTGAGCGATAAATTCCTTACCGCACCACTCGCAGATTTTGTTGATGTCGATTGTACTGCTCATCGGTTATTTCTGTTAAAATCCATTCAAAAGTGTCCTAGCGCGTCCCACTGTGTCCCAGAGTGTCCCAACACTCCACAACCTCGGAAGAGGCGCAACTGAAACCACGGAAACGGTACAATCGCGGTACAGGAAATCGCTAAAATCGACCAAAATGTGCAAAAATCGGATATTTTGACCAATAAAAAACGCCCCTGAAAAGAGGCGTTTCGTATTATTTATTAGCTAATTATGTGATTATCAAGTGTATACCTATTTACCGATGCAAAACCGTTCAAATATAGTTTTAAGCAGATCGTCGGTGGTTATTGTGCCGGTGATGGATGAAAGGTGGTGGATTGTTTCGCGGAGGTCTTGGGCTATGAAGTCGCCGGAGAGACCTGTGTTAATGCCATCGATTACGCGGATTAATGATAATTTGGCGTGGGTAAGGGCTTCATAATGGCGGGCATTTGTTACTATTAAATCAGCATTACCGCTTTCATCCGCGCCGGAATATCTGTGGAGCTGTTTTAACAATGAAGAGATGTTCAGTCCTGTCGAGGCGGATATATAGAGTAGGGGAGTATCGGTGGTACTGGTTGATTCGGTAAACAGAGCGAATGATGGATTCATGCTACTTACGCCAAACGTTTTGGTGGTGAAATTTTCATTGACATGTTTTTCATCTTTCATCGCATCATCTGTAGAATCGATGCCTACGGAATCGCCATTCACTAAATTGATAGGCCTATTGCAGACAGAGGAATGCAATGTGTCTATCTTGTTGACAGCGACAATCAGATTTGAACCTTCCGGCAGATGTGCTGCTATCGACTTGCGGAATGTCTGAAATCGTTCTTGTGGCATGTCGGGTGTAACGAGCCAGATGACTATGCGTGCTTTGGAGATAGCTGTGTAAGAACGCTCGATTCCGAGATTTTCAACAGCATCAGCGGTTTCACGGATACCGGCAGTGTCAATAAACCTATAAAGCACGCCGTCAATCTCCATCGTATCTTCGATTGTGTCACGTGTTGTTCCCGGAATATCACTTACGATGGCACGATTGTCATTCAGTAACAGATTGAGCAGAGTGGATTTTCCGGCGTTTGGCTCGCCAATGATTGCCACCGGAACCCCCTCTTTAAGCGCCGATCCGGTAGAAAACGACGATACGAGGGAGGATATTCTTGTCAGGAGTTGTTCGGCAAGATTTTTTAAATGCTGGCGTGAGGCGAATTCAACATCTTCTTCCGAGAAATCGAGTTCGAGTTCAAGCAGCGATGCAATCTCAATCAGCTGATCACGCAACTCTGAAATATGTTTTGAGAAATCGCCTCTCATCTGTGAGGCGGCAAGGCGGTGGGCGCTGCGCGACGAAGCTGCGATTACGTCGGCAACGGCTTCGGCCTGTGCAAGATCAAGACGGCCGTTGGCAAATGCACGTCTGGTAAATTCTCCTGCTTCCGCCATGCGACATCCGCGACGAATCAGAAGATTGAGCAATTCACGTTGAATCCATTTTGAGCCGTGGACAGAGATTTCAACGACGTTTTCTCCTGTAAAAGAGCGTGGGGCTCGGAATACCGTAGCGACGGCTGTGTCGAGTGGTTCCTCCTCGTTTTCAGGGTCGATTATGTCTCCGAGGTGTGCTGTGTGGCTCGTGACCTCTGATAATTTGCGGCCACGCCAGATGGTGTCTACGATGTTGAATGCTTCCGGTCCGCTCACGCGAATTATGGCAATGCCTCCCACTCCTGAAGGAGTGGAAATGGCGCAGATGGTGTCTGAATCAAGTTGCTGGTACATGTTCGCAAATTTACAACAAAAAATGCGAGATACCTACTTCGCCGTGATAAAAATGTCGGGATTGTGATAGTTTGTATGCTGTTTACATTGTTTATTCGTCGGTTTGTGCCATTGTTCAAAAATTAGTCATAAATTCCTATGGGCTAATACCACGGTGTAGCTTCCGGCGTTATATGTAATCCCGGTTTCCTGAAAGCCGTTCTTATGCCAGAAATGCTCAGCGTGTAAGTTGCCTTTAGCCCAGCCGAGTCGAAGGCCGGTAATTCCTGATTTTTTCATATATTGGCATAGCTCATCAATAATACAGCTCCCGATTCCTGTATTCTGAATTAACAGAGATGTCATAAAGAAACCGATAAAAGCATTTTGCTCTTTCGGATACGACATTATTAAGTCCATCACAGCTATTAATTCTTTTCCGTTATAGTAGCCTATATAGTATTTGTCGGATATGTCTTTTCCGTCAGGCAAAGCTTTCATATCATTAAGAATACTATGTTTCGTGACAAATGGCGGACAATATCTGTAATAAGACTCGTTTCTAATACACAACGAGTATATGTCTTGAACATCTGCGATATTCAACCGGCGGACATTGTAATTGGAGGAAAGCAAAGCAATGTTCATTGTGATTTTATATTTTTATCTCCGCAGCCCTTGTCTTTCTTTTACCGAATTTCTCTTTCGCGTATTCGTAAGATTCAAGGATGTAAGGCTTCAATGATTCAAATGTCGTTTCAGATGGAGTCAAAGCGCAAATCCACCCCATCCACGCATAGACCGGATGTGGCATAATGACATCCTTTGCAGTAAAGTCATACGGCATATCCACAATACAGCCCTTGTTCGGGCGTTGTGGCAATTCTGCGAATAAAGTGCGGAATGTCTGTTTTCTGACTCCAATATTCACACGCCACACACCATCGCGGTCAAGGCGGGAAGCCCGGTCATTGTCGCCATCCTTTTCTTTGATTGTCAATACATACACGCCACGTTTCAACACACCGCCGGGATTGTAGAAGACCCCACGCTCGCCCCAGCTGTTTACCTCGACAAGCCCGTCAAAGTTGTCAAGGCAATATTTCATAATGTCATCAGGTGTAATAGCCATATTTCAATCAAGATTCGTTTATCAACCGATACATCAAGGCAATATCCTCCGATGCCATTTGGAATTTTGATTTCTCAATCAGAATGTTCTGTCCGGTCATAATGTAAGAGGGTATAATGCGTATTCCTTTATGGAAAATCTCAGTGTTACGCAATTTGTAGGTAGATATACTTGGAACTGCATTTTTCCCGGTTGCCTTTTTGATTATCATATTAAAGGCTTTTTTCGCCACATCACCCATCAGCATGACAACCTGAAGATTAGGCAACAGATCAAGCTCCTTTTCAAGATACGGCAGACTTTCTTCAATACTATCCTTTGAAACTGTGTATTCCGATTTGGGTGTCTTGACGGCATTGGTGATGTAGATGTTGAGGTTCAATATATCCTGAATACCACTTACCTCTATCCCCGCCTTTCGGAACAGCGGGATTGTAGTCGACATATATGCGGAGTCAGACTTTCCATAGAAATCATCGTCAGAATCAACCGGGACAACTTCGTTTATCAAGATAGCCCGTATCTTTTCCGGCTCAATATTTACGTCATTAAGCCGCAGAAATTCTGTATCACCACAGAGTTGTTGCAGTTGCGATTTTATATTCATGATTCATCTACGATTCAAATGGTTGACCATTAAATAATCATGCTCTCGCTCTACGATAGTCTCAAACCCGAATTTGCGGTATATACTTACGGCATAATTGGTCTTATCGACTGACAGTGAAACCTTTTTATATCCATTCTCGCAAAGCGTGTTCAATAAGGATTCCAATAGTCGGCTGCCTATACCTCTTCCACGATATTCCGGATATAGCGAAATTGCCAATTCCGGAATGGAGGCATCGACTTTGCCGTATGAACACCCAAGTCTTGACCATGCCGCACCGACAATGGCACCGCCGATTATTGCCACACGGCAGAAATCGCCGGTGCGCGATCCGAATCCATTCACATAAGCCCATATCATCGGTTCCTGAAGAACTATTCTCGAAACTTTCGGTGCGTCCTGCGGTTGGAATATCGCCTCATAAAGAAACTCGGTAAGCAGAGGTATCTCGTCTGACTTAATATCGCGAATTATGGCATCTGCATATTGTCCCATTTCAATGCAGTTCCACGTTTCACCAAGACATGGGTAGCTCTCAGTGTCCTGCCGTGAAACACGATGAAATCCAGCCGCCTCATAGCA is part of the Duncaniella dubosii genome and encodes:
- a CDS encoding uracil-DNA glycosylase family protein, which translates into the protein MNIKSQLQQLCGDTEFLRLNDVNIEPEKIRAILINEVVPVDSDDDFYGKSDSAYMSTTIPLFRKAGIEVSGIQDILNLNIYITNAVKTPKSEYTVSKDSIEESLPYLEKELDLLPNLQVVMLMGDVAKKAFNMIIKKATGKNAVPSISTYKLRNTEIFHKGIRIIPSYIMTGQNILIEKSKFQMASEDIALMYRLINES
- a CDS encoding helix-turn-helix domain-containing protein, which translates into the protein MENTNPSFDSLPHLVGSLINEIEGLKSLVKEAIGMKPSEHDNRLVGIDEACKILRRKKSTVYHMVRDGILPHYKVGKMLEFRPSELIAWQEQHACDGSKSSGEILAEMKSTMRRKPKSGW
- a CDS encoding helix-turn-helix domain-containing protein, yielding MSSTIDINKICEWCGKEFIAHKCSTRFCSKRCSEHSYKALRRQAHVEQENHATSESKKQRCIPAGNYFSPRQCAVLLGIGKSSVYRCLADGLIPCIRLKGKTLISRASIDKMFENPPEYIKREKKVAEPIEEFYTTKQILEKFGISNSWLFKMAKERNIPKTVVRGKTLWSRKHIDNNLADKQPTETVAGEWYSVEEVCAKFNMSKEAVYRFVSERKIGKRKDKCKVFYSRRQFDKAMGIESELKPEYYTMPEAMARYNMTRDQISHYVRTHDIPRSYEGRYVRIDRKALDALFAPPKIG
- the mnmE gene encoding tRNA uridine-5-carboxymethylaminomethyl(34) synthesis GTPase MnmE, whose translation is MYQQLDSDTICAISTPSGVGGIAIIRVSGPEAFNIVDTIWRGRKLSEVTSHTAHLGDIIDPENEEEPLDTAVATVFRAPRSFTGENVVEISVHGSKWIQRELLNLLIRRGCRMAEAGEFTRRAFANGRLDLAQAEAVADVIAASSRSAHRLAASQMRGDFSKHISELRDQLIEIASLLELELDFSEEDVEFASRQHLKNLAEQLLTRISSLVSSFSTGSALKEGVPVAIIGEPNAGKSTLLNLLLNDNRAIVSDIPGTTRDTIEDTMEIDGVLYRFIDTAGIRETADAVENLGIERSYTAISKARIVIWLVTPDMPQERFQTFRKSIAAHLPEGSNLIVAVNKIDTLHSSVCNRPINLVNGDSVGIDSTDDAMKDEKHVNENFTTKTFGVSSMNPSFALFTESTSTTDTPLLYISASTGLNISSLLKQLHRYSGADESGNADLIVTNARHYEALTHAKLSLIRVIDGINTGLSGDFIAQDLRETIHHLSSITGTITTDDLLKTIFERFCIGK
- the mobC gene encoding plasmid mobilization relaxosome protein MobC, with amino-acid sequence MSSNNKTIIIRLRVDEATAKAIRTKANSHFNGNISACIRCATLQYDGEATPSSANSEIPALLTAILRQLKKIGTNVNQTTHQINERMKVSPYGLSASDIQPFVFFRNDLSAIWVHLNQIKIKERL
- a CDS encoding DUF3987 domain-containing protein encodes the protein MAIRNIVEALVEYEHFNVNFISASMFTTFAAAMGNRWTVRFSATWVERPIMYVALVGYPSCGKTPPLRLALSPLLNLDHEYDREYCVKLKAYKKWESKSQKERTALSLPEDMERPRRRCHVVVDATIEALIGAMRDNPQGVILYSDELESLFANFNRYNSSDESYFLSAFSGTPFKYIRKSADEHIFLPNPYCSIIGSTQPGRLAKQFGGERVVNGFSSRFLKVYPDIIDMPTWGTDRMPDGIMEKWEQIIRKVVTFDFKGKEQPTELTFSHEAHRRLCEWKDNVNNAIYSATESEAEKAVCGKLETYLIRFCLIIRIMKNICAGESATMIDTESAEAAIELVEYFREMENRVIRVSLSGNLDKRQLELLDALPYDFRTSDAIDLGRSLGMSESTVKRFLKNSALFRKEEHGRYTKMSCDP
- a CDS encoding site-specific integrase, encoding MLPSTCSKVSLRQRPIKNDRLSLYLDYYPAIRNPRTMKMSRREYLGFYIFANPRNKYQREYNDSILMRAEIIRCRRQEAVINNEFGFLDREQPKADFLLYFEEKAKKHYDKWIIVYRHFERFVNGKCSFGDVTIELCNKFREYLLTAKQLRHPKLTITRNSAAGYWSTFRALLKEAYKERLLKENLNDFIEDIEYEEVKKNFLTADEVKLLAATPCEKPILKAASLFSILTGLRISDILKLRWEDIRPDADGEMAMFIRIQKTQKESIHPLSPEMLALCGERDKGIVFKGFNRSMTQEPLKKWLKAAGITKRITFHRFRDTFATLQLAAGTDIYTVSKMLDHANVTTTQIYARLVDSTKRDTVGRIKLT
- a CDS encoding DUF6194 family protein — encoded protein: MAITPDDIMKYCLDNFDGLVEVNSWGERGVFYNPGGVLKRGVYVLTIKEKDGDNDRASRLDRDGVWRVNIGVRKQTFRTLFAELPQRPNKGCIVDMPYDFTAKDVIMPHPVYAWMGWICALTPSETTFESLKPYILESYEYAKEKFGKRKTRAAEIKI
- a CDS encoding GNAT family N-acetyltransferase codes for the protein MNLTLRPYQPADAVIITSWLKSEYLMRQWCADRYEHYPVTPEDMNSYHERYIDGQRSHALTMTDDDEIVGYITLRTPAEDTTEQRLGFVIVDDSKRGIGLGKALVSMAVKYAFETLGATRVSLGVFDNNPAAIHCYEAAGFHRVSRQDTESYPCLGETWNCIEMGQYADAIIRDIKSDEIPLLTEFLYEAIFQPQDAPKVSRIVLQEPMIWAYVNGFGSRTGDFCRVAIIGGAIVGAAWSRLGCSYGKVDASIPELAISLYPEYRGRGIGSRLLESLLNTLCENGYKKVSLSVDKTNYAVSIYRKFGFETIVEREHDYLMVNHLNRR
- a CDS encoding GNAT family N-acetyltransferase produces the protein MKALPDGKDISDKYYIGYYNGKELIAVMDLIMSYPKEQNAFIGFFMTSLLIQNTGIGSCIIDELCQYMKKSGITGLRLGWAKGNLHAEHFWHKNGFQETGITYNAGSYTVVLAHRNL